In one window of Romboutsia hominis DNA:
- a CDS encoding sensor histidine kinase, with product MKKNRLKNVFLMLSMISLSILLTVIPTTFSIYRQNMGLWTSYMHKDKQILETDFYKSNVFEFNVLRPILYWMGESVSDVDSNISNYINENTYYEDVTKGLDEYGNEIKETKERKPTKEEAKNDLLNKVNYGRNQLNQIQNIKFMVKNTKTNEYYTNTEYKTFDEFDKNIDEYTNIKIDKNNSNRSYIKTINKKVSENPTHYIEGKLLDATPEENLEVHMSFPKLLSNVEISDKVYNEYHQYTQTIKEVYICLILMIVNIIVFIISAVTYKKIKINEDHDEGILTKLSNKVPIDIILWLMAIDFLLYVPFSLSYYQGYRYMIEKICAVIGAYLLIYAAYTINRRSKKYDKKIYILKETIVYKLYKILKNTVISGLKASKEIPLIKRIIIVSIGITFIGGVVSVLLYELIYNEVMLLFGIPMSMLLFTLYIVKKLAYLSDIIEGTSRIKTGELDYKIDILGNDSFTNLAENINNIGEGLEKSIETQLRSERMKSELITNVSHDLKTPLTSIINYVELIKKEEVSPEHVNDYIKVLDQKSKRLKILIEDLFEASKASSGNLELNMENIDIVQLLRQSIGEMEEKLSNSNLDIRLNLSSEKINIYADGRRMYRVFENLLSNISKYSLPSTRVYIDLLEDDESVIITMKNISSYELNFDATEITERFKRADESRNTEGSGLGLAISKDLVNLQGGKFSVEIDGDLFKSILAFPKIGK from the coding sequence TTGAAAAAAAATAGATTAAAGAATGTATTTTTAATGTTATCTATGATTTCATTATCAATACTACTTACAGTAATACCAACTACATTTTCAATATATAGGCAAAATATGGGACTATGGACGAGTTATATGCATAAAGACAAGCAAATACTAGAAACAGATTTTTATAAAAGTAATGTATTTGAATTTAATGTACTTAGACCTATTTTATATTGGATGGGAGAAAGTGTATCAGATGTAGATTCAAATATAAGTAATTATATAAATGAAAATACATATTATGAAGATGTTACTAAAGGTTTAGATGAATATGGAAATGAAATAAAAGAGACTAAGGAAAGAAAACCTACTAAAGAAGAAGCTAAAAATGATCTTTTAAATAAGGTTAATTATGGTAGAAACCAGCTAAATCAAATACAAAATATTAAATTTATGGTTAAAAATACTAAAACTAATGAGTATTATACTAATACAGAATATAAAACATTTGATGAATTTGATAAAAATATAGATGAATATACAAATATAAAAATAGACAAAAATAATTCAAATAGAAGTTACATAAAAACAATAAATAAAAAAGTATCAGAAAATCCAACCCATTATATAGAGGGTAAGTTATTAGATGCTACACCAGAAGAAAATTTAGAAGTACATATGTCTTTTCCTAAATTATTATCTAATGTAGAAATTTCAGATAAGGTATATAATGAGTATCACCAATATACACAAACTATAAAAGAAGTGTATATATGTTTAATTTTAATGATTGTAAATATAATTGTATTTATTATATCAGCAGTTACATATAAAAAAATAAAAATAAATGAAGACCATGATGAAGGCATATTAACTAAGTTATCAAACAAAGTACCAATAGATATTATACTATGGTTAATGGCTATAGACTTTTTATTATATGTACCATTTTCACTTTCTTATTATCAAGGTTATAGGTATATGATAGAAAAAATATGTGCAGTAATAGGAGCATATCTACTTATATATGCAGCTTACACTATAAATAGAAGAAGCAAAAAATATGATAAAAAAATATATATATTAAAAGAAACTATTGTATATAAACTATATAAAATATTAAAAAATACTGTTATCAGTGGGTTAAAAGCATCTAAAGAAATACCTTTAATAAAAAGAATAATAATAGTATCAATAGGTATAACATTTATAGGTGGGGTAGTGTCAGTCTTATTGTATGAACTTATCTATAATGAGGTTATGCTTTTATTTGGAATACCTATGTCTATGCTTTTATTTACACTATATATAGTAAAAAAATTAGCTTATTTAAGCGATATAATAGAAGGAACTTCTAGAATTAAAACTGGAGAATTAGATTACAAAATAGATATATTAGGAAATGATAGTTTCACTAATTTAGCAGAGAATATTAATAACATAGGCGAAGGGCTAGAAAAGTCAATAGAAACTCAATTAAGAAGTGAGAGAATGAAATCAGAACTTATAACTAATGTAAGCCATGATTTAAAGACTCCACTTACATCTATAATAAATTATGTAGAACTAATAAAAAAAGAAGAAGTAAGCCCAGAACATGTTAATGATTATATAAAAGTATTAGACCAAAAGTCAAAGAGATTAAAAATATTAATTGAAGATTTGTTTGAAGCTAGTAAAGCAAGTAGCGGTAATTTAGAGCTTAATATGGAAAATATAGATATAGTACAGCTACTTAGACAAAGTATAGGCGAAATGGAAGAAAAATTATCAAATTCTAACTTAGATATAAGACTAAACTTAAGTAGTGAAAAAATTAATATATATGCAGATGGTAGAAGAATGTATAGAGTATTTGAAAACTTATTATCAAATATATCAAAGTACTCATTACCTAGTACAAGGGTATATATAGATTTATTAGAAGATGATGAAAGTGTAATTATTACTATGAAAAATATATCTTCATATGAACTTAACTTTGATGCTACAGAGATAACAGAAAGATTTAAAAGGGCAGATGAATCTAGAAATACAGAAGGTAGTGGACTTGGACTTGCTATAAGTAAAGACTTAGTAAATCTCCAAGGTGGTAAGTTTAGTGTAGAAATAGATGGTGATTTATTTAAGTCTATATTAGCCTTTCCTAAGATAGGTAAATAA
- the tpx gene encoding thiol peroxidase, with protein sequence MMKVTFQGAPLTLKGSQLKVGDKAPDFTVIDNELNPLKLDDTKGKRVFLSVPSIDTPVCDMEVRRFNTEASKLNNVTVYTISMDLPFAQARWCGTAGIENVKTVSDYKDREFGENYGVYINELGLLSRAVFVVDENDKVIYVEYLEEITEEPNYNKVLEILR encoded by the coding sequence ATGATGAAAGTAACATTTCAAGGAGCACCATTAACATTAAAAGGAAGTCAATTAAAAGTTGGAGATAAAGCTCCTGACTTTACAGTTATAGATAACGAATTAAATCCATTAAAATTAGATGATACTAAAGGAAAAAGAGTATTTTTATCTGTTCCATCAATAGATACACCAGTTTGTGATATGGAAGTAAGAAGATTTAATACAGAAGCTTCAAAATTAAACAACGTTACAGTATATACAATATCAATGGATTTACCATTTGCGCAAGCTAGATGGTGTGGTACAGCTGGCATAGAAAATGTAAAAACTGTATCAGATTATAAAGATAGAGAATTTGGGGAAAATTACGGAGTATATATAAATGAATTAGGTCTTTTATCAAGAGCAGTATTTGTAGTTGATGAAAATGATAAAGTTATATATGTAGAATATTTAGAAGAAATAACTGAAGAACCAAATTATAATAAAGTTTTAGAAATATTAAGATAA
- a CDS encoding response regulator transcription factor — protein MYNILVVDDDKEIVESIDIYLKNEGYKIYKAYNGLDALDIIANEKIHLILMDIMMPKLDGIKATIKIREEKNIPIILISAKSEDTDKILGLNIGADDYITKPFNLLELVARVKSSLRRYVNLGTYKNEDKEVIKSGGLSMNLLTKEVLVDGEYVKLTPIEFNILRLLLSNKGVVFSIDEIYEKVWKEQSFNVENTVAVHIRRIREKIEINPREPKYLKVVWGVGYKVEKL, from the coding sequence ATGTACAATATATTAGTAGTGGATGATGATAAAGAAATCGTTGAGTCAATAGATATATATCTAAAAAATGAAGGATATAAAATATACAAAGCTTATAATGGATTAGATGCATTAGATATTATAGCAAATGAAAAAATACACCTTATTTTGATGGATATAATGATGCCAAAGTTAGATGGAATAAAAGCAACTATAAAAATAAGAGAAGAAAAAAATATACCTATAATATTAATATCAGCAAAAAGTGAAGATACAGATAAGATACTTGGACTTAATATTGGTGCAGATGATTATATAACAAAACCATTTAATTTACTAGAACTTGTAGCTAGAGTAAAGTCAAGCCTTAGAAGGTATGTTAATTTAGGAACTTATAAAAATGAAGATAAAGAAGTGATAAAAAGTGGAGGACTTTCTATGAATCTATTGACAAAAGAAGTTTTAGTAGATGGAGAATATGTGAAGCTTACTCCAATTGAGTTTAATATATTAAGGCTTTTGTTGTCCAATAAAGGAGTAGTATTTTCAATTGATGAAATATATGAGAAGGTATGGAAAGAACAAAGCTTTAATGTAGAAAATACAGTAGCAGTTCATATAAGGAGAATAAGGGAAAAAATAGAAATAAATCCTAGAGAGCCAAAATATTTAAAGGTGGTGTGGGGAGTTGGATACAAAGTTGAAAAGCTTTAG